From a single Methylosinus sp. H3A genomic region:
- a CDS encoding transcriptional regulator produces the protein MTMAVNLNNSSPSKSADFLANAKEAFGDALPDWVETLANEANRTSATAVAKRIGYSVAVVSGVCRGKYGGDLPAVEAKVRGVFMGALVDCLILGEIGRDQCLGEQKKKHVGTSAVRTALFHACRSGECPHSRIKPTDGGANV, from the coding sequence ATGACCATGGCCGTTAACCTTAATAATTCGTCACCTTCGAAATCGGCCGACTTCCTGGCCAATGCGAAGGAGGCGTTCGGCGACGCGCTTCCCGATTGGGTGGAGACGCTGGCCAATGAGGCGAACCGCACCAGCGCCACAGCGGTCGCCAAGCGCATCGGCTATTCGGTCGCCGTCGTCTCGGGGGTCTGCCGCGGCAAGTATGGCGGCGATCTCCCCGCGGTCGAAGCGAAGGTGCGCGGCGTCTTCATGGGCGCGCTCGTCGATTGTCTGATCCTCGGCGAGATCGGCCGGGATCAATGCCTCGGCGAGCAGAAGAAAAAACACGTTGGGACTTCAGCTGTGCGCACGGCGCTGTTTCACGCCTGCCGATCCGGCGAGTGCCCGCATTCCCGCATCAAACCCACCGATGGAGGCGCGAATGTCTGA
- a CDS encoding regulatory protein GemA yields MTTASQTRAIHSIRKTIPSFGEDDYRALIAREFGGRTSSRHLTEREAIRLIDLLKGLAGQQSGRHAAETASGKYAPILRALWIGAYNLGIARSRDDAALLAFVERQTKLAHTRFLNDPADARKAIEALKKWMARAGCVDWPKDRGEDVIARKRALLRAIAERCVETGAFVPFVRETGFEGAWPSDFEAYGKQRGLAAAFGHYEPEDYDRLMHWLGQRLRKQLGDKMREAA; encoded by the coding sequence ATGACCACAGCCTCGCAAACCCGCGCGATCCACTCGATCCGCAAGACCATCCCCTCCTTTGGCGAGGACGACTATCGCGCGCTCATTGCGCGCGAGTTCGGCGGGCGCACGTCGTCGCGCCATCTCACGGAGCGGGAGGCGATCCGCCTCATCGATCTGCTGAAGGGCCTCGCCGGGCAACAGTCCGGCCGCCACGCGGCGGAGACGGCGAGCGGCAAATATGCGCCCATCCTGCGCGCGCTGTGGATCGGGGCCTATAATCTCGGCATCGCCCGCAGCCGCGACGACGCCGCGCTGCTCGCCTTCGTCGAACGGCAGACCAAGCTCGCGCATACGCGCTTCCTGAACGACCCGGCCGACGCCCGCAAGGCGATCGAGGCCCTCAAGAAATGGATGGCGCGCGCCGGCTGCGTCGACTGGCCGAAGGATCGCGGCGAGGATGTGATCGCCCGCAAGCGCGCGCTGCTACGGGCCATCGCCGAGCGCTGCGTCGAGACCGGCGCCTTCGTCCCCTTCGTGCGCGAGACCGGCTTCGAGGGCGCGTGGCCGAGCGACTTCGAGGCCTATGGCAAGCAGCGTGGTTTGGCCGCCGCTTTCGGCCACTATGAGCCGGAGGATTACGACCGGCTGATGCACTGGCTCGGCCAGCGGCTGCGCAAGCAGCTCGGCGACAAGATGCGGGAGGCGGCGTGA
- a CDS encoding DUF3164 family protein, whose translation MADAAETIISGKHYRKDARGAFVPIESIKPLDLLVDGEVRKVIDHARDLSAQIARFKGHTFDDIGSLQALVAQEYGATLGGQKGNVTLTTFDGLMKVQVQVQDQIDFGPELQAAKLLVDECLRDWSAESRSEIRALVTRAFQVDQQGKINRSEIFMLLRVEIEDERWQRGMKAVRDSMRIIGSRTYVRFAERDEPDGPWRSITIDLANA comes from the coding sequence ATGGCTGACGCAGCCGAAACCATCATCTCCGGGAAGCACTACCGAAAGGACGCGCGCGGCGCCTTCGTCCCCATCGAATCCATCAAGCCACTCGACCTGCTCGTCGACGGCGAGGTCCGCAAGGTCATAGACCACGCCCGTGATCTCTCCGCGCAGATCGCCCGCTTCAAGGGCCACACATTCGACGACATCGGCTCCCTGCAGGCGCTCGTCGCGCAGGAATATGGCGCGACGCTCGGCGGCCAGAAGGGCAATGTCACGCTCACCACCTTCGACGGGCTGATGAAGGTGCAGGTGCAGGTGCAGGATCAGATCGACTTCGGGCCGGAGCTACAGGCGGCGAAGTTGCTCGTCGACGAATGCCTTCGCGATTGGTCCGCCGAATCCCGCTCGGAGATCCGCGCGCTGGTGACGCGCGCCTTCCAGGTCGACCAGCAAGGCAAGATCAACCGCAGCGAAATCTTCATGCTGTTACGCGTCGAGATCGAGGACGAGCGTTGGCAGCGCGGCATGAAAGCGGTGCGCGACAGCATGCGTATCATCGGCTCGCGCACCTATGTGCGTTTCGCCGAGCGCGACGAGCCCGATGGCCCGTGGCGCTCTATCACAATCGATCTGGCCAATGCGTGA